CCGGTTGGTGGGAAAAGGAACAGGTGAGGGTGTCTGTAAACGCCGAGCCAAACACTTGTAAAGAAGAGAGTTGCTCCTGTTCTCGTAATTGCGAGCCTAAGTTATCGGATTGCAACTGTAAAAGTGATGCACATACAGGTTACCCAATGGATTACTATGCACAAGATGGAGGGGATTGGAATAGCTCCTATGTAAAGAAGAAGCCTCCTAGTAGTGGAATAAGATTGCAGAGAAGGATAGGTAGCAAAACAATTCATTAGTGAATTTATTTTCCTTAATCTACTTTACTTGAATTTCATGATTACTCTCTCTTTTACATGTTTATGAATAGTGTGTTAAAATGTCTCTAACAGCATCCTTGTTTAGAATTACAATCCATATGCTTATATAGAGAATGAAATCTAGAGGAACTTTAGTATGATCCTTCAGACAGTTGGGACTGATGTTTCTGAGATGTAAATTTAGTGTTTCTTTCTAAAAATCATCCAAATAGCTTTGAcattcttatttacattttttatttactAGATATTCTACATTCCTAGAATTCACCTTTTACTCTCATGCATGTTTCAAGTCTCATGCTGATTTTTGAATATTCTTAGATTTGAACTTCTAGTTAAAAACAAAATGAATACTTGGATATGTATGTTTTAACTTTCAAGGTGATCATCATAAAAGCACCAAATGAATACTTGGTTATGTATGGTTTAACTTCTTAGATTTGTTTCGTATATAAGCGGCACCAAATGACCAGTGCCATCTAATCgagcaaaaaaaattatttcttctttcTAGTCATTTGTATTGCATTTTTCCTGTTCAACTTCCAGGATTCATATTACATTGTTAACTTCGACATCAAAACGGCAACTTATCACTACTCTTCAATCTATTCCTTTGGTCAGAAAAACCATAGACTGACACTAAACTAAACGGTTGCTGCTCAATTGCATTTAACAATGAAGTTTTTCTTTGCATTGGAATTCTCCTGATAAAAATTGCCTTTTGTATCATAAACATCTTGTTTAACCTTCACACATCATAAGCTTGTCTTTCTAAAGACATCTTTATTATTCTGTCAACATCTATATAGATATGCCAAGCTTTTGCGATGTTCTTCTTTTTCACTTCCCTTTTATATTCTACTTATAATTGCTaaattgatattcttctttttcacTTCCATTTTGTATTCTACTTGTAATTGCTAATTTTTTTCAGGGAGACAGTCTGGAGTCAAAACATGAGATGCTTCGACTATTAGACACTGTTTGCTAGTTCTTAGACATGACATGTGGCAAACTACTTGCTACGATTTATAGTCGCCAACTTGGATTAGGAATCAAAGCGATTAGAGAAGCTTTGAAGATGCTGTTGGTGGTGGAAGAACACAAATTTTGGCTTTGCAACCTGATATCGTCTTAAAGATTACTTGAAGCATTATCAAGGCATGCAATTATCTATTTTGTTTTTTCACCTATTAAATGCTGAAATTTTTGTGAGGTTAAACTGTATCCATgctgatatttattttcttttccaacTACTAGCAATCAAGTGGATTTTGTTAGTTTCTGGAAGTCTTCATAATGTTCGAGTGGTCAAGAAATAGAGATTTCAGAGCTTTGTTACTTGACTTCGAGGTTTAGAAAGAACACTAGGCTCTAGCTAATAATTAAACTCAATTTGACATTATTACAATACTATTACATGTCTCTAAACAAAAATGGATTGTTAAGGCAAGGTCGCGGAGGAGGGGGAACTGATCCTCATTGTTGATTCAGCCTTGTCATAGCCACCGCTATTGCCGCCAATGGATTTAGCAAAATCAACTTCAGTATAGGCAAAGGAAACAACGGTTCCATCTTTCTAGGGATTCTTATGGGAAGACAAGGATAGCTAAGGATGTCATGGGGATTAGGAAGCATGAGAAGGGCGCGCGCGAGAGATATCAATAAAACTACTTAAGAACTTGCTCCATAAGTTGTAAAACCACAATTCACAAATCCAAAATGTGCCAAAATTATTTAGAAAGTTTACctattttatttttgcttttgTACTTAATATGAGTATTTAGTATCACAATAAACTTTGAATAACAAGGCATCAAGGATGAAAAATACAAGCAAacatagattatttttcttggtttGATTTTACTTTATTAAAAAATGCATCTTATTGAAACTCTAACTACATGAGTTCAATTAAGTACCTGATACAAGAGTTCAAGACTTTAATTACATGATGCTTGATAAAATTCAATGAAAAATAAATCTTCAAGATGTGTTTCCTCTTATTAGGGTGCTCAACATCATGCCCAACCTTCTCTTCATGACAGTGGAACCTTGCTTCAGAATATATATGGCCAATTCTTGTTTGTttgtctgtttttttttttcttaggatTTCTTTCCTAGAGCTAAGCTGACTCGTAATGCCCGACCGTCTAATTCCTGCACAATTTGAAACGAAACATCATCATCAAGTTGAATCTTAGCTTAAGGATTGCCAAATGCATTGGTATTTCCTTTGATGTTAAAAGCTTGCTACTCAGAATCATGAAGTATTTAATGAGGATTACCATTCCGTTGAGAACTTCCAAGGCGTGTTCCATCTCTTCCTTAGTTGAATAGCAGACGAAGCCATAGCCCCGAGACCGACTTGTATCTCCGTCGTAAAGAACCCGTGCCCCAACCACATTTCCATGCTCCTGAAACACTTCAGTCAGGACCTCCGAGGTGACTGACCAAGAGAGGTTGCCAACGAAGAGCTTGTGCTCGGTTTCGGGGTACAATGGCTCTTTAGGCTTTGGCTTGTCGGCGAAGTTCACCTTCATTGTCCTGCCACCGAATTGCTGTAATAGGCAGCATAAGACACAGTTATCTTGATTTTGAACTGTTTAAGATCGATCAGTGTGATTTTGCTACAAATGTTAGGGCCTTACAGTTCCATCAAGATTGTTTATGACTTGTTCACAATCTTCCACAGAGCTCATGGTGACAAAAGCAAACCCTCTGCTTCTTCCAGTGTCCCTATCGTAAAGCACCTGAAAGCATGGTCCCAATGGTAAATCCCCCTGGTTAAGCAAAGGAGCAGAATAGTTTGCTAAAAGGTTTCAAATTTGTGGTTTTGATTGTGTTTCTGAAACCGAACCGACTGTCGAACCTATTGATCCAACAGAATAACACCACTTTTGAATCATACATTCAGGAAGATAAGTGACCTTGAGCCATATACATGAGGTTTTTCTACTTGTCCAACTAGATTGGATTCTCTTTCGGTTCGCGGTTAGCTGATTGAATTGATCGAATTGAAAGACACTATTTTCAAATTATAGATACCAAGAGATAGAGTGTGACAGTAATGTTCAGCCCTCATTTTGAACACAACAAAGATCTAAAGAAGCCATTGagttgatccagttagattgggTCAGCTTCCAGTTGATCGAAAGACCATCAAGacactatttttctttttttccaagTCTGACTTTCAATACAACAAGGATCAAAGATTATCCTAAAAACCATTTGTTAAGGACAATCTTCATTTCACTCTCCATAGAAAGACACTATGATGGCGTTATGTTCTGGTTGAACAAGAGCTGCATTTGCGCCTGAGAGAAATTCTGTTGGCCAAATGATCTCGATCACTGGCTAAAACGCAGTCTAGAATCGGATTCAAGAAgcgaatgttttttttttctttggagAATGGGAAGAAATCATTGATGAAAACTAAGAaccgaagaagaaggaaaagggagGCCAACCTCGACCAGCTCGGGGCTGGCGTACTCCTGGATGATGCCGGCCAGCTGCGCGCTGTCGCAGTTGTAAGGCATATTTCCAAAATAGAGTTTTGTGGTCTGAGCCACAGCGGCAGTATCGGCAGGGGAAAGAGAAGCCGCCTCCTCCAGCGGCTGTGCTTCTGCCTCCCCTGTTTCTTCCGCTgctgcctcctcctcctcctcctcctcttgaaCGGCCGCGGCGGTGGCCTCGTCCTGCGCCACCGCTGCCAAGGTCCTCCTCGGAAACCTGAAGCTCTGAGTATTGTAGAGGTGAGCTACGGAGAGTAGGTGCTGCGGGCGGCAGGCGCGAAGGGGGAGGGGAAGGCGGAGGAGGACGGCGTCAGAGGAGGGGAGCTTGGGGGGAAGTGCTCGTGAGGTGATGGTGGTGGAGAAGCACGAGCCGACTGAAGCAGAAGCCATCGGTGCGTGGGCTTCTGCTGCTGGTTGATGGTGGTGGTGGAGTTAATAGCGATCGAGGGCAGAGGAAGACGAGGGGCAAAAGAAGGTGGAACTAGTGAAGAGGAGGGCTATCGGGAGTGAGTGAGGTAGAATTGGGATGACGTGGAGGGGTTGGGATCCAATAGGGAAGGATGTTTGGGATTTTGTGATAAGGTTATTAATTTTATAACTTTGATATTGCATTTAATagctcttttattttctttttatgttttttttatgtttgttttatttggATGAGGGAAGAAAGaggtaaaaataaatatatttttgtaatcAGTACCAAGATTTTTATAGAGAATCCATTATAAAAAGATGTCACTCCCGATTTATGATCGATGAAAAAATTATTTCCATGAGACTGAATCGTCTAGAGATAATCGAAAGTGTTTGATGAATGAACGAAAATGGATGAAATGAAATTTTATATGAATGCAAAGAAGTTGAATATCTGTATCCAATTTAATTCTTAGCATCTGtttatttaggaaaataagtGGAAAGGAATAGAAAAACAAAACGGGGAAATATGACGAGGAAGTGGGGAGAAGAATTGGAGTCACAgttcaatttaattgaattaaataaaatcaggaaatagataaaaataataatataatcctCAAGGataagaaagaaatttatttagTTGAGAATTAGGAAGAGTTGGAAGTGAGGAGAAGAATTGGAATCACCTAACGACATTTTACTACATTTTCCCTCCATCTATCTGAACTAGGCCAAACGCCTACTGTGACTCAATGGAGATATACAAGCAAGGCGATGAGTTGATGGTGCAGAAAGGACTATATATCCCAATCATGGCAAGTGTAAACGTTGCTAGCAATGATTTTGTTGTCCTTGATGACCTACCTCGATGTCTTTTGCTTCATCTTCCACCAACCTTCATCGTCTCTCTACTCCAACCAAATGCTTCCATGTAACTTCATTCTTCATTGCGCCACCTTCAATAAACTTCTACGTCTTCTCCTCGACACCAACCTCTTCAAAATGGCACGTTTTGAAGCTTTgagaaacatatttttttttctttgacaaCTCATCTTTCTAGAGACTAAAACACAGCCCTGGAAGATCGAATATGACAGCCATGGAAGATCGAATATGAGAATATACCATGGATGAAGTCCAAGACACTCTCAAGGTGAGGCAGAACAACCAATGCCAAACATGCATTTCATTCATGGACAGATACCTTTAAGAAACAAATACTCTCTTCTTCTTTGAAAAGCCTCAATTAATGCAGCCTCATCTGAAAAAGTAATGATAGAGTATTAGTTTTGGAGCAATTCATTAGTTAGAATACCAAGTGTAAATAAAAAGTTAATAGCGTCTGACAATAAAATGCCAAGGAAACTATAGACGAAAATGAAAACAATGGCTCTAGGACTGGtgcaaaaagaaaataatattcaCAGATCATGTTGGGATTGTGAATGCTATGCTGTTCTAGCACCACTTAGTTGAATTGGCCATCTTaaatcatgcttataatttaAACATGACCAGAAGTCAATAAGCTTTAGCACCACTTTGTCTTCCTTCGCACACGCGCGCACACGGCCTACTTCATTCTCTTATTATGAAGCATGGAAATTTATCAGAGACAGGTAACACGATGCTATTATGGAAAACTGACAAATGAACATATGCTTCTGTCTAGAGAATGACCGAAAAGAAAATAGGCCACTCTTCCAGAATGAATGCAGCTGATAGAAAGAGTAGTCGGAGACAGGAAACTACAAACAGGATATTTATTAGGTTAGACCCAATAGATTTGGTACAATGCGAATTCCATTGACCTCTAAAGAGGAAATGGCTGTAATACTGCCATACTGTTCCTtcaattaaagttaaaataactAATTCTTATAACAAACACTTCAAATAAGATAGAATTGCTAAAAGAAAACTACATTGCTGTCAATATAGTGCAGTAATAACCACAGAAAATAGATGAACAAATGCCCTTGAGACAAACCAAGATAAGTTTCTTCCTCAAATTTGGCTTACCTTTTTCTTGACTTGATCGTGGCCACTACCATATCCCCAATGCAAGCAGGACCAAATGGGTTCATGCGTTTATAATCCCCTTGacatatttaatttaattgtgaacTTCTAGTAGACTGCTGACTGCGGCTGCCACTAGAACACAATTGGCATGAGAAATTTTTTTCTTGctgttcctcctcttcctttcaaAATAACAGAACCAAATCAGCATTTGCATGACAATTAAAAATCTCACATTTATTTCAACAGAAACTTTAGGATTAACCATGTTAAAAAGTTTATTCAATATTcattttgccaaaaaaaaaaagttcaccAGCTGAATTCAACTTCGGCAGTTTTCACCTCACTTTGAGGGCCAGAATTGAAATAGCAGAAAACCCTTCTTTAACACAAATTTTGAGTCATGTAAAAAAAAGTTATATAATACACTACGCTTATGTCATTTCTACTTGAAATTTAAGATGAGAATCATCTTTCTGGTTTTGTGCAATCCAAAACTATTTCTATAGAGCAAAGTACTACTTGCAAAGAGAACTCATAAGCAATCATAATTATGACTCTATGAGCAAGATCATATACCTCAAGAGTTCGACAATCTAGCATCCAACTTTTCCGCCAAAAGACTTATCCATGCCTGATCAATATTGTTGAAGCCTCTTATGGTATCACCACCAATGATAATAATTCCTCTATCTCCAAGCGGTTGTAAAATGACTGACTGGGTATTACTTGGAAAGAAGGACAGCTCAGACCTTCCTGGATAAAGAGAAAGGTTTGCCAAATAGCTCTGCTTTCCAGATGACATCACATTCTTGCAAAGCGATCCTTTAAGCAGATCATGGACATCAACAGCCATCGCAACGGTATTATCATTTTCGGATACCGCTGCAGCCCCAATTTGGAGAAGGCAAACGCCTCCATAAACCACCACCAAGGATCTACAACAAGTGCTGGATGAAATGGAGTCCCACACCCATTGCAACTCACGAACGGCAAGATGCCCGATACCGGTATTCATACGCATACACTCCGCGCCACAAGGAATGACCGTAGCAACAGATTTCGGCCGAATCGACAACCACACAAAACCAGAAAGGAGGTTGATCACCGCCAGCGAAAGGGCCAGAATGTCCGCTCTGGATTGTGAACTGGATGCGTCGGTGACAAAAGCGATGCCGGAAAAGACGCGGTTGAGGAGAACTGCGATCAAAGACAGACCACCGACGTAAATCGGCAAGCTGCGCACGATTCCGTCGTTGTTGGCGACCCAATCGCCCACCAAATCTCGTCTGGGTTTCAGATTGATGCGACTAAAttgggaagaagagaaagaggatcTAGCGAGAGGAAGCGATGATGGAGATCGAAGGGGGCGGAGAGGAAACGGAGACAGAGTAATCGCCGGAGATCTCAGAGTTGAAGAGGAGAACATCTTGAACGAGATAGAGCCAAGAGAGAAATGCAACGATAATGCGTGGGAGAGAGAAGGATCCAAGTATTTATATGGAGGAGCGTAAGGGTTTATAACGGGCCCTTCCATGGGCCAAAATTGGGCTTGAATACGGTGAACAATATCAATAGAAATTAAAAATGTTTATCTTGGGCTAATAATTAtcaatgatatttttatttttatttttatttttattccattttatctaatgaagtttaaaaaaaatacttcacggtaatatatatatatatatatagagagagagagagagagagaattctTATGCTGCGGCTCGTTTGGTACAGTGTCGTGTGGTACAGTCCACGTCAGCCGAGCGCGTGAAACAAAAGAAACAAAGGCGcatgaaaaaaacaaaaaaacacaggCAAAACCTAGCAAAAGTCATCTCCCTCGCCGAGCTCGGCGGCTGTCCCTCTTCGAAACCTGCCGCGACCTACCAGCCGTAACTCTCGCCGCCACGAGCAGAGCTCCCTTGCCAAGCTCTGCTCTCTCCCTCGCCGAGCTCTGCTCTCTCCCTCGCCGATCTCTCTCCCTCGTCGAGCTCTGCTCTCTCCTCTCCACGAGCCAGCCACCAGCCGCAACCCTCGCCGCCACGAGCAGAGCTCCCTCGTCGAACTAAGGATTACGAAGGGAGCTCTCATTTTCGAAGGTCAAAGGGCCACAGCCAAGAGCGCGGGGCGTGAGTTCAGGCAGTGAGGCTCTCCTGCGGTGTTTTTGGTGCGGTTTGGTGCGGCATGGGACAGCGAGGATGCCATGTCAAATGTGGTAAAGGGCATACGAAGCAATCTGCACCAAAAACACCGCAGGTGTTTAACCTCTCCAGAAAAAAAACCCTGGCGCTCGCCTCTCCTCTCTCGCCGAACCAGATATCTCTCGCTGCGATCTCCCTCGCTCGTTCCCTCGCCTCTCTCGCTGCAGCCGCTCACCACTCGCTGCGATCTCCCTCGCTTGTTCCCTCCCTCTCTCGCCTGAAAACATTGTGTCGGGGCTCCCTCCCTCGCTGCGCCTTCCTCACCGGCCTCGCTGCGATCTCCCCGCCGCATCTCCCTCTCTCGCCTAAAAACATTGCGTCAGGGGCTCCCTCCCTCGCCGCGCCTTCCTCACTGTCGCCTACCTCTCAACCGAAGAGAGCCCTAGCTTCTCCCCTGACTGGCTGCCGGTGGAAACGAGGTACCTTGCTACCAATCTGG
This window of the Zingiber officinale cultivar Zhangliang chromosome 3B, Zo_v1.1, whole genome shotgun sequence genome carries:
- the LOC121967405 gene encoding 31 kDa ribonucleoprotein, chloroplastic-like; the encoded protein is MASASVGSCFSTTITSRALPPKLPSSDAVLLRLPLPLRACRPQHLLSVAHLYNTQSFRFPRRTLAAVAQDEATAAAVQEEEEEEEAAAEETGEAEAQPLEEAASLSPADTAAVAQTTKLYFGNMPYNCDSAQLAGIIQEYASPELVEVLYDRDTGRSRGFAFVTMSSVEDCEQVINNLDGTQFGGRTMKVNFADKPKPKEPLYPETEHKLFVGNLSWSVTSEVLTEVFQEHGNVVGARVLYDGDTSRSRGYGFVCYSTKEEMEHALEVLNGMELDGRALRVSLALGKKS
- the LOC121967406 gene encoding protein COFACTOR ASSEMBLY OF COMPLEX C SUBUNIT B CCB4, chloroplastic-like, coding for MFSSSTLRSPAITLSPFPLRPLRSPSSLPLARSSFSSSQFSRINLKPRRDLVGDWVANNDGIVRSLPIYVGGLSLIAVLLNRVFSGIAFVTDASSSQSRADILALSLAVINLLSGFVWLSIRPKSVATVIPCGAECMRMNTGIGHLAVRELQWVWDSISSSTCCRSLVVVYGGVCLLQIGAAAVSENDNTVAMAVDVHDLLKGSLCKNVMSSGKQSYLANLSLYPGRSELSFFPSNTQSVILQPLGDRGIIIIGGDTIRGFNNIDQAWISLLAEKLDARLSNS